The following are from one region of the Paraglaciecola sp. L1A13 genome:
- the betB gene encoding betaine-aldehyde dehydrogenase: MTTPVYQNFIHGQFLGNQSGDTFEVKNPATDQVIYRVEVADETIQVAAIKSAKQGFAIWSGMTPIERSRILLKAVNLLRERNDELAKIEVLDTGKPWQEAECVDVQTGADVIEYFAGLAPAQVGQQQMVGDDFYYTRKEPLGICAGIGAWNYPLQIACWKSGPALAAGNALIFKPSEETPLGAIKLAEIFTEAGVPAGVFNVVQGAAEVGQWLTQSSDIEKVSFTGEVGTGKKVVASAAGSLKDVTMELGGKSPLLVFDDADVSQAVSAAMLGNFYTQGEVCTNCTRVYVHKAVYQTFIDELKTRTEQNIIAGDPLDPSVNLGALISKNHQNLVMSYIDKGIAEGATVLTGGTMLNPESAPNGYFVAPTVFVDCRDDMTIVKEEIFGPVMCVLVFEDEEDVIQRANDTHLGLAAGVFTQDIKRAHRVIHRLQAGICWINSYGNSPAEMPVGGYKQSGIGRENGIETLDHYTQTKSIYVGMSNIESPF; this comes from the coding sequence TTGACAACACCGGTTTACCAAAACTTTATTCATGGCCAATTCTTAGGGAATCAAAGTGGCGACACTTTCGAGGTGAAAAACCCCGCCACCGATCAGGTGATTTACCGAGTTGAAGTGGCTGATGAGACTATTCAGGTCGCCGCCATTAAAAGTGCAAAGCAAGGTTTTGCCATTTGGTCTGGTATGACGCCCATTGAGCGCAGTCGTATTTTATTAAAGGCAGTGAATCTACTACGTGAACGTAATGATGAGCTGGCAAAAATTGAAGTGCTAGACACAGGTAAACCTTGGCAAGAAGCCGAGTGCGTTGATGTGCAAACCGGCGCAGATGTCATTGAGTATTTCGCCGGATTAGCTCCAGCACAAGTTGGTCAACAACAAATGGTGGGTGATGATTTTTACTACACCCGTAAAGAACCCCTTGGTATATGTGCTGGCATTGGCGCGTGGAACTATCCATTGCAAATTGCTTGCTGGAAGTCAGGTCCTGCACTCGCTGCAGGCAATGCACTTATTTTTAAACCGTCAGAAGAAACCCCGTTAGGCGCAATTAAGCTAGCTGAAATTTTTACTGAAGCGGGTGTGCCAGCAGGTGTATTTAATGTGGTGCAAGGTGCCGCAGAGGTGGGTCAATGGTTAACCCAAAGCTCCGATATTGAAAAGGTTTCGTTTACCGGCGAAGTAGGCACAGGTAAAAAAGTAGTCGCCAGTGCAGCTGGCTCGTTAAAAGATGTGACCATGGAGCTCGGCGGAAAGTCGCCCTTATTGGTATTTGATGATGCCGATGTATCTCAAGCTGTAAGCGCAGCTATGCTTGGTAACTTTTACACCCAAGGCGAAGTGTGTACTAATTGCACTCGAGTTTATGTGCATAAAGCCGTTTATCAGACCTTTATTGATGAGCTTAAAACCCGTACTGAACAAAATATTATCGCGGGCGATCCTCTTGATCCTAGCGTTAATTTAGGTGCGCTTATTTCAAAAAACCATCAAAATTTGGTGATGAGCTACATAGATAAGGGCATTGCAGAAGGCGCGACGGTATTAACTGGCGGCACAATGCTTAATCCTGAATCTGCTCCTAACGGCTACTTTGTTGCACCAACCGTGTTTGTGGATTGCCGTGATGACATGACGATTGTCAAAGAAGAGATTTTTGGACCCGTTATGTGTGTATTGGTATTTGAAGACGAAGAAGATGTTATTCAGCGTGCAAACGATACCCACTTGGGCTTAGCTGCCGGTGTGTTTACCCAAGACATAAAGCGCGCGCATCGCGTGATACACCGCTTGCAAGCCGGTATATGTTGGATAAACAGTTACGGTAACTCACCAGCAGAAATGCCTGTAGGGGGTTACAAACAATCGGGTATTGGCCGTGAAAACGGCATTGAAACGCTCGATCACTACACGCAAACCAAATCTATTTATGTGGGTATGAGCAACATTGAGAGCCCGTTTTAA
- the betI gene encoding transcriptional regulator BetI, giving the protein MPKVGMQPVRRQQLIDATIESVAEFGLQATTINRISKKAGLSSGIISHYFAGKQGLIEATVRYLLSNLKKVLIEGLTPTTTPEQRLMLIIEANFSRLQQQSETTKTWLSFWSQSMHDYELHRLQIVNSRRLFSNLACSFKQLMSDDDAKLAAQLCAAMIDGLWLRAVLSKSDENEFEHCECLAKSYVNSLIKQYGA; this is encoded by the coding sequence ATGCCTAAAGTTGGAATGCAACCAGTTCGACGCCAGCAGTTAATAGACGCAACTATTGAGTCAGTGGCCGAATTTGGGTTACAGGCGACGACCATTAATCGCATCAGCAAAAAAGCGGGTTTATCGTCCGGCATTATCAGCCACTATTTTGCTGGTAAACAGGGCTTGATCGAAGCAACTGTGCGTTATTTGTTATCGAATTTAAAGAAGGTGCTGATAGAAGGGCTCACCCCGACGACGACACCAGAACAAAGGTTAATGCTAATCATTGAAGCGAATTTTTCTCGACTACAGCAGCAAAGCGAAACCACTAAAACGTGGTTAAGTTTCTGGTCGCAATCGATGCATGATTATGAATTACACCGTTTACAGATTGTAAATAGCCGACGACTTTTTAGTAACTTGGCCTGTTCATTTAAACAGTTAATGAGCGACGACGATGCCAAATTAGCAGCACAACTATGCGCAGCGATGATTGATGGCTTGTGGTTACGGGCAGTGCTAAGTAAATCTGATGAAAATGAATTTGAACACTGTGAATGTTTAGCAAAAAGCTATGTAAATTCACTTATCAAGCAGTATGGAGCTTAA
- a CDS encoding acetate kinase: MNQHVLVLNCGSSSIKFAIIDAKSGDTPLQGIAENLGATNGLLRYAFRQEKTIIELPDNASHKDALSNIGAVLNKFDELHSSLIAVGHRVVQGGEVFTHSCLINDTVKEQIRDLAKMAPLHNLAHVAGIESAQAAFPELPQVAVFDTAFFQTLPKHVYLYALPYSLYEQYGIRKFGFHGSSHYFVSREAAKRLNKNIEECNLITAHLGNGCSITAIKKGIAVDTSMGFTPLEGLVMGTRCGDIDPSIATYMIEQLDYSAAQVSSLMNKDSGLQGISQLTNDCRALEDEQAKGNEQAKLALDMFIYRLVKYIGSYLAVIGPLDALVFTGGIGENSSYIREQTIIQLGHLGLAIDDTLNSEIRFGRSGLISSKHSKPIYTIATNEEWVIAKETINYAFKA; encoded by the coding sequence ATGAATCAACACGTACTCGTGCTCAACTGTGGTAGCTCATCTATTAAATTTGCCATTATTGACGCCAAATCTGGTGATACTCCTTTGCAAGGGATTGCTGAAAATCTTGGCGCGACTAATGGTCTGCTGCGATATGCCTTTAGGCAAGAAAAAACAATTATAGAACTGCCAGATAACGCCTCCCATAAAGACGCGCTAAGTAATATTGGCGCAGTTCTAAACAAATTTGATGAACTGCATTCGAGTCTTATTGCGGTTGGGCATCGGGTAGTACAAGGCGGTGAGGTTTTCACTCATTCATGTTTGATTAATGACACGGTTAAAGAACAGATCCGAGATTTAGCAAAAATGGCTCCGTTACATAATTTAGCCCATGTTGCCGGTATCGAAAGCGCACAGGCGGCCTTTCCAGAGCTACCACAGGTGGCAGTTTTTGATACCGCCTTTTTTCAAACATTACCTAAACATGTTTATTTATATGCCCTGCCTTACTCGCTTTATGAGCAATACGGCATACGCAAGTTTGGCTTTCACGGTTCGAGTCATTATTTTGTTTCTCGCGAAGCGGCCAAGCGACTCAATAAAAACATTGAAGAGTGTAACTTAATCACGGCTCATCTTGGCAATGGGTGCAGTATCACTGCCATCAAAAAAGGCATAGCAGTGGATACCAGCATGGGCTTCACACCGTTGGAAGGGCTCGTGATGGGCACACGATGCGGTGACATTGATCCAAGTATCGCCACGTACATGATTGAGCAATTGGACTATAGCGCGGCTCAGGTCAGTTCACTGATGAACAAAGACTCTGGTTTACAGGGCATTTCTCAGTTAACGAACGACTGCAGAGCGTTAGAAGACGAGCAAGCCAAAGGTAACGAACAAGCTAAGCTTGCCCTAGATATGTTTATTTATCGCTTAGTTAAATACATTGGCTCTTATTTAGCCGTGATTGGCCCCTTAGATGCTTTAGTATTTACCGGTGGGATCGGTGAAAACTCTAGTTACATCCGCGAGCAAACGATTATTCAATTGGGACACTTAGGTTTAGCCATTGATGACACGTTAAATTCCGAAATACGCTTTGGTCGCTCAGGCTTAATAAGCAGTAAACACTCGAAACCGATATATACCATAGCCACCAATGAAGAATGGGTTATTGCAAAAGAGACCATTAACTACGCATTTAAAGCGTAA